A window from Flavobacterium gyeonganense encodes these proteins:
- a CDS encoding YceI family protein: MKTTWTVDSSQSDVLIKMRHSIIAYLGGNANKFDGYVNIEDNEIEDASVEFSLDINNKNDSFQQIDSHLQLNDLFNVNEHPIISFKSTSFQKVNNNINFFKGDLTIKDVTKVVELDAEFIGVNTYNGEKKVAFEIKGDIKRQDFGLDYNSYNHNGGLALGKDIKLIANLEFSI; this comes from the coding sequence ATGAAAACAACATGGACCGTAGATTCTAGTCAGTCAGATGTTTTAATAAAAATGAGGCATTCTATAATTGCTTATTTGGGAGGAAACGCAAACAAGTTTGATGGTTATGTAAATATCGAGGATAATGAAATTGAAGATGCTTCTGTTGAATTTTCTTTAGATATAAATAACAAGAATGACAGTTTTCAACAAATTGATTCTCACTTACAGTTAAATGATCTTTTTAACGTGAATGAGCATCCGATTATTAGTTTTAAATCGACCTCTTTTCAAAAAGTAAATAATAATATCAATTTCTTTAAAGGAGACTTAACTATAAAAGATGTGACCAAAGTAGTCGAGCTTGATGCAGAGTTTATTGGCGTCAATACTTATAATGGGGAGAAAAAAGTAGCTTTTGAAATTAAAGGAGATATTAAACGCCAGGATTTTGGTTTAGACTATAATTCCTATAACCACAACGGGGGATTAGCGTTAGGAAAAGACATCAAACTTATTGCAAACTTAGAATTCAGCATATAA
- a CDS encoding polyprenyl synthetase family protein produces MHHISQYQDFFINYLKSQNISKEPKNLYEPIEYILGLGGKRMRPVLTLMAAEVFDADYKTALPAAMAVEVFHNFSLVHDDIMDDAPLRRGKETVHEKWNLNTGILSGDAMLILAYQYFEQYEPEIFRDLAKLFSKTALEVCEGQQWDVDFESRSDVTIPEYLKMIEYKTAVLVAAAMKMGAIVAKTPGKEADLIYDFGLNLGLAFQLQDDYLDAFGDPETFGKQVGGDIIENKKTYLYLKAIEFSAPEKAAELQRLFTLQLEDNADKIEKAKAIFNESGASEATQKAIEMYTFKAFETLEKMDISAEKKKILKTFGENLIGRKV; encoded by the coding sequence ATGCACCATATTAGCCAGTACCAGGATTTTTTTATTAATTATCTAAAAAGCCAAAACATTAGCAAAGAGCCTAAAAACCTTTATGAACCTATTGAATATATTTTGGGACTTGGGGGCAAACGGATGCGTCCGGTACTAACTTTAATGGCAGCAGAAGTTTTTGATGCCGATTATAAAACAGCACTTCCGGCTGCAATGGCGGTAGAAGTTTTTCATAACTTCTCTTTGGTTCATGATGATATTATGGATGATGCACCTTTGCGAAGAGGAAAAGAAACAGTGCATGAAAAATGGAACCTTAATACAGGAATTCTGTCCGGAGATGCAATGCTTATCCTTGCGTATCAATACTTTGAGCAATACGAGCCGGAAATTTTCAGGGATTTAGCAAAGCTTTTCAGTAAAACGGCACTGGAAGTTTGTGAAGGCCAGCAATGGGATGTAGATTTTGAATCACGCTCAGATGTTACTATTCCTGAATATCTGAAAATGATTGAGTATAAAACAGCTGTTTTGGTTGCAGCTGCTATGAAAATGGGTGCAATTGTAGCGAAAACTCCTGGAAAAGAAGCCGATTTGATTTACGATTTTGGACTTAACTTAGGATTGGCCTTTCAGCTGCAGGATGATTATTTAGATGCTTTTGGAGATCCTGAAACTTTTGGAAAACAAGTAGGAGGAGATATTATCGAAAACAAAAAAACCTATTTGTACTTAAAAGCAATAGAATTTTCTGCTCCTGAAAAAGCGGCAGAATTGCAAAGGTTATTCACTTTGCAATTGGAGGACAACGCTGATAAAATAGAAAAGGCCAAAGCGATTTTTAACGAATCGGGTGCATCGGAAGCTACTCAAAAAGCGATAGAAATGTACACTTTTAAAGCTTTTGAAACACTTGAAAAAATGGATATCAGCGCAGAAAAGAAAAAGATCCTGAAGACTTTTGGCGAAAATCTAATAGGCAGAAAGGTTTAA
- a CDS encoding 2-oxoglutarate dehydrogenase E1 component, giving the protein MDRFSFLNAAHTEFFAQLYDQYLVNPDSVEPSWRSFFQGFDFGQTTYNDENPVQTIVEYVTTNDNTDYSKVSEKLQKEFNVLKLIDGYRTRGHLFTKTNPVRDRRTSSPTLDIENFGLTTADLSTVFDAAKVIGVAPCSLQDIIARLKAIYCQHIGVEYMYIRNPGVVKWIQDKLGVNNNQPNFSTEEKQTILNKLNEAVSFENFLHTKYVGQKRFSLEGGETIIPALDALIEKAAEKGVEQFVMGMAHRGRLNVLANIFGKSTQDIFSEFDGKDYDQEYFDGDVKYHLGLTADKKTRSGKSININLAPNPSHLETVGAVIEGITRAKQDKYYADDFSKVLPIAVHGDAAIAGQGLLYEIIQMAQLDGYKTGGTIHIVINNQVGFTTNYLDARSSTYCTDVAKVTLSPVLHVNADDAEAVVHAVSFALDYRMEFGRDVFIDLLGYRKYGHNEGDEPRFTQPVLYKIIAKHQNPRDIYAEKLLSERVIDANYVNTIEKEYKADLEQNLEASRKKALTIITPFMQNEWKGFQQVSDDVMLKKVDTTFDKKGLDSIINTISTLPSDKKFINKINKIVSDRKVGYDNNTLDWGTAEALAYGSLLTEGFDVRISGQDVERGTFSHRHAVVKVEDSEEEVILLNSIENKKGNFGVFNSLLSEYGVLGFDYGYALANPNALTIWEAQFGDFSNGAQIMIDQYISCGEDKWNNQNGIVLLLPHGYEGQGAEHSSARMERYLQLCARHNMYVADCTTPANFFHLLRRQMKTDFRKPLVVFSPKSLLRDPRCVSSVDELANGSFQETIDDNTVDKKKVKTLVFCTGKFYYDIVAERENNGRNDVAVVRIEQLFPFPAEQIKEIIAKYPKADDYVWAQEEPKNMGAYSFMLMNFDLVKWRLASLKAYSAPAAGSYTRAKRRHADAIRMVFDKDLFR; this is encoded by the coding sequence ATGGATAGGTTTTCATTTTTAAATGCAGCGCATACCGAGTTTTTTGCACAATTATACGATCAATATTTAGTAAACCCAGACAGCGTTGAGCCAAGCTGGAGAAGTTTTTTTCAGGGCTTTGACTTTGGACAAACAACTTATAATGATGAAAATCCTGTGCAAACAATCGTTGAGTATGTAACGACTAACGACAACACAGATTACAGTAAAGTTTCTGAAAAATTACAAAAAGAATTTAACGTTTTAAAATTAATTGATGGCTACCGTACACGTGGTCATTTGTTTACTAAAACAAATCCGGTTCGTGATCGCAGAACTTCATCGCCAACTTTGGATATTGAAAACTTCGGACTAACAACTGCTGATCTTTCTACGGTTTTTGACGCTGCAAAGGTTATTGGTGTTGCTCCTTGCTCTCTGCAGGATATCATTGCCCGTCTTAAAGCAATTTACTGTCAGCATATTGGTGTTGAATATATGTACATCAGAAACCCTGGTGTTGTAAAATGGATTCAGGATAAATTGGGTGTGAACAACAATCAGCCTAATTTCTCAACAGAGGAAAAACAAACCATCCTTAATAAATTAAATGAAGCCGTTTCTTTCGAGAACTTTTTGCATACTAAATATGTAGGTCAAAAACGATTTTCATTAGAGGGTGGTGAAACGATTATCCCGGCTTTGGACGCTTTAATCGAAAAAGCGGCTGAAAAAGGAGTAGAGCAATTCGTAATGGGAATGGCACACCGTGGTCGTTTGAACGTTTTGGCAAACATCTTCGGAAAATCTACTCAGGATATCTTTAGCGAATTTGATGGTAAAGATTACGATCAGGAATACTTTGATGGTGACGTAAAATACCACTTAGGACTTACTGCCGACAAAAAAACAAGATCAGGAAAAAGCATCAATATCAATTTGGCACCAAATCCTTCACACTTAGAAACCGTTGGAGCTGTAATTGAAGGAATCACAAGAGCAAAACAAGATAAATATTATGCTGATGATTTCTCAAAAGTATTACCAATCGCCGTTCACGGTGATGCTGCAATTGCAGGTCAGGGTTTACTGTATGAAATCATTCAGATGGCACAATTAGACGGCTACAAAACCGGAGGCACCATTCACATTGTAATCAATAATCAGGTTGGATTTACAACAAACTATTTAGATGCCCGTTCATCAACTTATTGTACAGACGTTGCCAAAGTAACGCTTTCGCCTGTATTACACGTAAATGCTGATGATGCTGAGGCTGTTGTACATGCAGTATCTTTTGCATTAGACTACAGAATGGAGTTTGGACGTGACGTATTTATCGATTTATTAGGATACAGAAAATACGGTCATAATGAAGGTGATGAGCCTCGTTTTACACAGCCGGTTTTATATAAAATCATTGCAAAACATCAAAATCCAAGAGATATTTATGCTGAAAAGCTTTTATCAGAAAGAGTTATTGATGCCAATTATGTAAATACAATTGAGAAAGAATACAAAGCTGATCTTGAACAAAACTTAGAAGCATCCCGTAAAAAGGCATTGACCATCATTACACCATTTATGCAAAATGAATGGAAAGGATTCCAACAGGTTTCTGATGATGTAATGTTGAAAAAGGTTGATACTACTTTCGATAAAAAAGGTTTGGATTCTATTATCAACACCATTTCGACTTTACCTTCGGATAAAAAATTCATCAATAAAATCAACAAAATTGTATCTGACAGAAAAGTTGGGTATGATAACAATACTTTAGACTGGGGAACAGCAGAAGCATTAGCTTACGGTTCGCTTTTAACAGAAGGATTTGATGTTAGAATTTCGGGTCAGGATGTGGAGCGTGGTACATTCTCACACCGTCATGCGGTTGTAAAAGTAGAAGATTCTGAAGAAGAAGTAATTTTATTGAACAGCATCGAAAACAAAAAAGGAAACTTTGGTGTATTTAATTCTCTTTTATCAGAATATGGAGTTTTAGGATTTGATTACGGTTATGCATTAGCAAACCCAAATGCCTTAACAATCTGGGAAGCACAATTTGGAGATTTCTCTAACGGAGCCCAGATTATGATTGACCAGTATATTTCTTGTGGAGAAGATAAATGGAACAACCAAAACGGTATTGTTTTATTATTACCACACGGATATGAAGGACAAGGAGCAGAGCACTCTTCTGCAAGAATGGAGCGTTACTTACAACTTTGCGCAAGACACAATATGTATGTAGCAGATTGTACGACTCCTGCCAACTTCTTCCACTTGTTGAGAAGACAAATGAAAACGGATTTCCGTAAACCTTTGGTCGTTTTCTCTCCAAAAAGTTTATTGCGTGATCCAAGATGCGTTTCTTCAGTAGATGAATTAGCAAATGGAAGCTTCCAGGAAACTATCGATGATAATACAGTAGATAAAAAGAAAGTTAAAACTTTAGTTTTCTGTACAGGTAAATTCTACTATGATATTGTTGCTGAAAGAGAAAATAACGGAAGAAATGACGTTGCAGTTGTTCGTATCGAGCAATTATTCCCTTTCCCTGCTGAGCAAATCAAAGAAATCATTGCAAAATATCCAAAAGCAGATGATTATGTTTGGGCACAGGAAGAGCCTAAAAACATGGGAGCTTACAGCTTTATGTTAATGAACTTTGATCTTGTAAAATGGAGACTGGCTTCACTAAAAGCATATTCTGCTCCGGCTGCGGGAAGTTATACACGTGCAAAACGTCGTCATGCAGATGCAATCAGAATGGTATTCGATAAAGATTTATTCAGATAA
- the odhB gene encoding 2-oxoglutarate dehydrogenase complex dihydrolipoyllysine-residue succinyltransferase translates to MILEMKVPSPGESIKEVEIATWLVKDGDYVEKDQAIAEVDSDKATLELPAEMSGVITLKAEEGDTVAVGAVVCLIDTDAAKPAGSAAAPVAEAPKAEAPKAEVKAEAPKAEPVQAPAATSYAAGTPSPAARKILDEKNIAPATVSGTGKGGRITKDDAVNAVPSMGTPTGGSRGTERTKLSMLRRKVAERLVSAKNETAMLTTFNEVNMTPINQIRNEYKDAFKAKHGGLGLGFMSFFTKAVTRALQLYPDVNSMMDGDYKIAYDFADISIAVSGPKGLMVPVVRNAELLTFRGIEAEIKRLALRARDGQITVDDMTGGTFTITNGGVFGSMLSTPIINPPQSGILGMHNIIERPIAVNGKVEIHPMMYVALSYDHRIIDGRESVGFLVAVKEALENPVELLMNGDAKRALEL, encoded by the coding sequence ATGATTTTAGAAATGAAAGTCCCATCACCAGGGGAATCAATAAAAGAAGTTGAAATTGCAACTTGGTTAGTAAAAGACGGAGATTATGTAGAAAAAGATCAGGCGATTGCTGAAGTTGATTCAGACAAAGCTACTCTTGAATTGCCTGCTGAAATGAGCGGTGTAATTACACTAAAAGCTGAAGAAGGTGATACAGTAGCAGTAGGTGCTGTAGTTTGTTTAATTGATACTGATGCAGCAAAACCAGCAGGTTCAGCAGCTGCACCAGTGGCAGAGGCTCCTAAGGCTGAAGCTCCAAAAGCAGAAGTAAAAGCTGAGGCTCCAAAAGCAGAGCCAGTTCAGGCTCCGGCAGCAACAAGTTATGCAGCAGGAACTCCATCTCCGGCAGCAAGAAAAATATTAGATGAGAAAAATATTGCTCCGGCAACTGTTTCAGGAACTGGAAAAGGCGGAAGAATCACTAAAGATGATGCTGTAAATGCAGTGCCTTCTATGGGAACTCCAACTGGTGGAAGCCGTGGAACTGAGCGTACAAAATTATCAATGTTACGTCGTAAAGTTGCAGAAAGATTAGTTTCAGCTAAAAATGAAACAGCTATGCTGACTACTTTCAACGAAGTAAACATGACGCCAATCAACCAGATTCGTAATGAATACAAAGATGCTTTCAAAGCAAAGCATGGTGGTCTTGGTTTAGGTTTTATGTCATTCTTTACAAAAGCAGTTACAAGAGCGTTACAATTATATCCTGATGTTAACTCTATGATGGACGGTGATTACAAAATCGCTTATGATTTTGCTGACATCTCAATCGCAGTTTCAGGGCCAAAAGGATTAATGGTTCCTGTTGTTCGTAACGCAGAACTTTTAACTTTCCGTGGAATCGAAGCAGAAATCAAAAGATTGGCTTTAAGAGCCCGTGACGGTCAAATTACAGTTGACGATATGACAGGTGGAACTTTTACAATCACGAACGGTGGTGTCTTTGGTTCTATGTTGTCTACGCCAATCATCAATCCTCCTCAGTCAGGAATCTTAGGAATGCACAACATTATTGAGCGTCCAATCGCTGTAAACGGTAAAGTTGAAATTCACCCAATGATGTATGTTGCTCTTTCTTATGATCACAGAATCATCGATGGACGTGAGTCAGTTGGTTTCTTAGTTGCTGTTAAAGAAGCTTTAGAAAATCCGGTAGAATTATTGATGAACGGAGATGCTAAAAGAGCATTGGAGTTGTAA
- a CDS encoding ThuA domain-containing protein has protein sequence MKIKLMLPAIILSLNFVCANPPAKKRILVYTKNGKGYVHKNIAASVEALKKIGEANNLIVDVSDDSSVMTTENLAKYSCLVFSNTCNDIFDTEKQKQAFAAYIQQGGAFVGIHSASDSERSWPWYTKMIGGKFKKHPAFQSFEIKVIDKNHPSTSKLPETWKKEDECYYMDELNPNIQVVLAADLRTVNDSEKGVYPGRIFGDYFPLAWFHEFEGARVFYTALGHDSKDYSDPVYIQHLTGGILWALGKHSKVKHSKNK, from the coding sequence ATGAAAATAAAGCTAATGTTACCAGCAATTATATTGAGTTTAAATTTTGTTTGTGCAAACCCGCCAGCTAAAAAACGCATATTGGTGTATACAAAAAACGGAAAGGGTTATGTGCATAAAAATATTGCAGCCAGTGTAGAGGCTTTGAAGAAAATTGGCGAAGCAAATAATTTGATTGTTGATGTTTCTGATGATTCTTCGGTAATGACTACTGAAAATTTAGCAAAGTACAGCTGTCTTGTTTTTTCGAATACGTGTAATGATATCTTTGATACAGAAAAACAAAAGCAGGCATTTGCGGCTTATATCCAACAGGGAGGAGCATTTGTAGGAATTCATAGTGCCTCTGATTCTGAACGTTCCTGGCCTTGGTACACCAAAATGATAGGAGGAAAATTTAAAAAACACCCGGCTTTTCAGTCTTTTGAAATAAAAGTGATTGACAAAAACCATCCTTCTACTTCAAAACTTCCTGAAACATGGAAAAAGGAGGATGAGTGTTATTATATGGATGAACTGAATCCTAATATTCAGGTAGTATTAGCTGCCGATCTGAGAACGGTGAACGATAGTGAAAAAGGAGTTTATCCGGGACGCATTTTTGGAGATTACTTTCCATTGGCCTGGTTTCATGAATTTGAAGGAGCCAGAGTGTTTTATACCGCTTTGGGACATGATAGCAAAGATTATTCAGATCCGGTATATATCCAGCATCTTACCGGCGGAATTTTATGGGCATTGGGAAAACATTCAAAAGTGAAACATTCAAAGAATAAATAA
- a CDS encoding TCR/Tet family MFS transporter → MSSNKKQAAIGFIFITMLIDITGWGIIIPVIPKLIKELIQGDVSEAAKYGGWLTFAYAMTQFLFAPLIGNLSDKFGRRPIILISLFAFALDYVLLAFAPTITWLFVGRIIAGLTGASISTASAYIADVSTPENRAKNFGMIGVAFGLGFIIGPVLGGILGHYGSRIPFYAAAVLCLLNFLYGYFILPESLSKENRRAVNLKRANPIGAFLNLRKYPSLYGLLIALFLIYVAAHAVESNWSYFTMYKFNWNEKMVGISLGVVGVLVSLVQGGLIRWTSKKLGNKKSIYIGMALYTLAMFLFAFVSESWMMFLFLIPYCLAGIAGPALRAIIAGHVLPTEQGEIQGTIASLMSAATIIGPPVMSSLFYYFTHQDAPFEFPGMPFILGGILMMSSGIVSYVSLKKHSNNN, encoded by the coding sequence ATGTCATCCAACAAAAAACAAGCTGCTATAGGCTTTATCTTCATCACCATGTTAATCGATATCACCGGATGGGGAATCATTATTCCGGTTATTCCAAAACTGATTAAAGAATTAATACAAGGTGATGTGAGCGAAGCTGCAAAATATGGCGGCTGGCTGACCTTTGCTTATGCGATGACGCAGTTTTTGTTTGCGCCTTTAATTGGTAATCTGAGTGATAAATTTGGCCGAAGACCTATAATTTTAATTTCGCTTTTTGCTTTTGCGCTGGATTATGTTTTACTGGCATTTGCGCCAACAATTACATGGCTGTTTGTAGGAAGAATAATTGCCGGATTAACCGGGGCAAGTATTTCAACCGCTTCTGCTTATATTGCCGACGTTAGTACACCGGAAAACAGAGCCAAAAATTTCGGAATGATTGGTGTTGCTTTTGGATTAGGATTTATAATTGGACCAGTTCTGGGTGGAATTTTGGGACATTACGGATCCAGAATTCCGTTTTATGCAGCAGCAGTTTTGTGTTTGCTGAATTTTCTGTACGGTTACTTTATTCTGCCTGAATCCTTATCAAAAGAAAACAGAAGAGCGGTTAATCTAAAAAGAGCTAATCCGATTGGTGCTTTTTTGAACTTAAGGAAATATCCTTCGCTTTATGGATTGCTGATTGCCTTGTTTTTGATTTACGTAGCAGCTCATGCGGTCGAAAGTAACTGGAGCTACTTTACCATGTATAAATTTAACTGGAACGAAAAAATGGTTGGAATTTCGCTGGGTGTTGTCGGAGTTTTAGTAAGTCTCGTTCAGGGCGGTTTGATACGATGGACCAGTAAGAAATTAGGAAATAAAAAAAGTATCTATATAGGAATGGCTTTATATACTCTTGCCATGTTTTTGTTTGCTTTTGTTTCAGAAAGCTGGATGATGTTTCTCTTTTTGATTCCGTATTGTCTTGCCGGAATCGCTGGGCCTGCATTGAGAGCTATTATTGCCGGACATGTTTTGCCCACAGAACAAGGAGAAATTCAGGGTACTATTGCAAGTTTAATGAGTGCTGCAACCATTATTGGTCCGCCGGTAATGTCGAGTCTTTTTTATTATTTCACGCATCAGGATGCGCCATTTGAGTTCCCGGGAATGCCTTTTATACTTGGAGGAATATTGATGATGAGCAGTGGAATTGTTTCTTATGTTTCATTGAAAAAACATTCGAATAACAATTAA
- a CDS encoding coiled-coil domain-containing protein, with product METVKDFFQSVYDSYRDRVKSPFIGSFMISFLIFNWRAFAILFYSEWPIHCRIEWIEEQYCNLKNLLFPIGISFFYVLILPYINLFIEFVLKYYTEKKQQKIDDLETARLLKRKENAKLLRQIADEKAGTSEINNLQTKIESLQKEINDLVEQDKIETKRWNERISASHEKEKQLNKSIDVLNQEKKFLENQITEIKRNISHRDDRDYNNLQDPDFNVRISATIKQLTNNDAKILMRYFKEEELNVSVQLDDSDRTIFKKLQRLNIVEIIDNWATLTNFGNHVFNWLKNDYLES from the coding sequence ATGGAAACAGTAAAAGATTTTTTTCAAAGTGTATATGACAGTTACAGGGACAGAGTAAAAAGTCCTTTTATTGGCTCATTCATGATATCCTTTTTAATATTTAATTGGAGAGCATTTGCTATATTGTTTTATTCAGAATGGCCAATACACTGCAGGATTGAATGGATTGAGGAACAATATTGCAATTTAAAAAACTTACTTTTTCCAATTGGTATATCGTTTTTCTATGTTTTAATCCTTCCTTATATTAATCTCTTTATTGAATTTGTTTTAAAATATTACACTGAAAAAAAACAACAGAAAATTGATGATTTAGAAACTGCTAGACTATTAAAAAGAAAAGAGAACGCAAAGCTTTTAAGACAAATAGCAGATGAGAAAGCAGGTACAAGTGAGATTAATAATTTACAAACTAAAATTGAAAGTTTACAGAAGGAAATTAATGATCTTGTAGAACAAGATAAAATTGAAACTAAAAGATGGAATGAACGCATTTCGGCTTCTCATGAAAAAGAGAAACAATTAAACAAATCAATTGATGTGCTTAATCAGGAAAAGAAATTCCTTGAGAATCAAATTACTGAAATTAAAAGAAATATTTCACACAGAGATGATCGCGATTATAATAATTTGCAAGATCCGGACTTTAATGTGAGAATAAGTGCAACCATAAAGCAATTGACGAATAATGACGCAAAAATATTAATGCGCTATTTTAAAGAGGAAGAATTAAACGTTTCTGTACAATTGGACGATTCAGATAGAACTATTTTTAAGAAATTACAAAGATTAAACATTGTAGAAATTATTGACAACTGGGCAACTCTGACAAATTTCGGTAATCATGTTTTTAACTGGTTGAAGAATGATTACCTTGAAAGCTAA